A section of the Pseudanabaena mucicola str. Chao 1806 genome encodes:
- a CDS encoding TMEM165/GDT1 family protein produces the protein MDWQLLFLSFSTIFLSELGDKSQLATMSLSGSSAAPKYVFIGSAAALLIASAVGVFLGDSISVFLPTKLLKAIAAGLFAIMAMRLLMGNGSEE, from the coding sequence ATGGACTGGCAATTATTATTTCTGAGTTTCAGTACGATTTTCTTGTCTGAATTAGGCGACAAAAGCCAATTAGCAACTATGAGCTTAAGCGGCAGCTCGGCAGCACCTAAATATGTATTTATTGGTTCTGCAGCCGCATTATTAATCGCCAGTGCCGTCGGTGTATTTCTCGGAGATAGTATCTCTGTATTTTTGCCAACCAAGTTACTGAAGGCGATCGCCGCAGGTTTATTTGCGATTATGGCAATGCGACTATTGATGGGTAATGGCAGCGAAGAATAA
- a CDS encoding FAD-binding oxidoreductase produces the protein MSLFETVRSQMPVEIPSQLERMDNLWFKYRQFDQPIPQAVDNSQEQLQDLNFDVIVCGGTLGIFIASALQRRGWSVVVIEQGILRGRVQEWNISRKELNAFLELDLLTEAELEQAIATVYNPARVGFQGGKDLWVRDILNIGIDPVYLLAVLKQKFLDAGGKLFEQTAFQRANTHPNGVSVEIIPKLENAIIERITGRLLLDVMGHFSPIAKQARSLIQGNIKPDGVCMVVGSCAKGIPEKPYGDLIYSFTPIQNQCQYFWEAFPAKDGRTTYMFTYVDADPQRPSFAQLMEDYLFWLPKYQEIELQQLQFERVLFGFFPSYQNNPLQTPWDRILQVGDSSGMQSPLSFGGFGSMVRHLSRLTDGLNAALHGDWLSQADLRSLQPYQPNLSVTWLFQKSMSVAVNQKIERDRINYLLGVTFTSMEKLGDRVLYPFLQDVVQFVPLAQTMLAMSIADPVLVLKIMQQVGVVTLIDWLKHYLSLGTYSFLNQVSQQAETVIANLLPEQQYRLQRQIDAWKYGSGGDYQP, from the coding sequence ATGTCTTTATTTGAAACTGTGCGATCACAAATGCCTGTAGAAATTCCATCGCAATTAGAGCGTATGGATAACCTTTGGTTTAAATATCGGCAGTTTGATCAACCAATTCCCCAAGCAGTTGATAATTCCCAAGAACAACTACAAGATCTAAACTTTGATGTCATAGTTTGTGGGGGAACCTTGGGGATATTTATTGCCTCAGCATTACAGCGACGGGGCTGGAGTGTGGTAGTCATTGAGCAGGGTATATTGCGAGGTAGGGTACAGGAATGGAATATTTCTCGTAAGGAGCTAAATGCTTTTCTGGAATTAGATTTGCTGACAGAAGCGGAACTAGAACAGGCGATCGCCACAGTCTATAATCCTGCTAGAGTTGGATTTCAAGGGGGGAAAGATTTATGGGTACGGGATATCCTTAATATTGGAATTGACCCCGTTTATTTGTTAGCAGTTCTCAAACAAAAATTTCTTGATGCTGGCGGTAAATTATTTGAGCAAACTGCATTTCAAAGAGCAAATACGCATCCTAACGGTGTATCCGTAGAAATCATTCCTAAACTGGAGAATGCTATTATAGAGAGAATTACAGGGCGGTTATTGCTGGATGTAATGGGGCATTTCTCGCCAATTGCGAAGCAAGCGCGATCGCTAATACAAGGCAATATCAAACCTGATGGTGTCTGTATGGTTGTAGGCAGTTGTGCTAAGGGAATACCTGAAAAACCCTATGGTGACTTGATTTATAGCTTTACACCCATTCAAAATCAATGTCAGTATTTTTGGGAAGCTTTTCCTGCAAAGGATGGTAGGACTACCTATATGTTTACCTATGTTGATGCTGACCCACAGCGACCTAGTTTCGCTCAACTAATGGAAGACTATCTATTTTGGCTGCCCAAATATCAAGAAATCGAACTTCAGCAACTGCAATTTGAGCGTGTTCTCTTTGGATTTTTCCCTTCCTATCAAAATAATCCTTTGCAAACCCCTTGGGATCGAATTTTACAAGTGGGTGACAGTTCAGGAATGCAGTCACCACTTAGTTTTGGCGGATTTGGCTCTATGGTGCGTCATCTGTCACGCTTAACCGATGGGCTTAATGCAGCATTACATGGCGATTGGCTATCGCAAGCGGATTTACGATCGCTACAACCCTATCAACCAAATCTCTCAGTTACTTGGCTATTCCAAAAATCCATGAGTGTTGCTGTTAATCAAAAAATTGAACGTGATCGCATTAATTATTTGCTAGGAGTCACGTTTACGTCGATGGAGAAATTAGGCGATCGGGTACTCTATCCATTTTTGCAAGATGTCGTGCAGTTTGTGCCATTAGCCCAGACTATGCTTGCGATGTCTATCGCTGATCCAGTATTAGTCCTTAAAATCATGCAGCAGGTTGGTGTTGTCACTTTAATAGATTGGCTGAAACATTATCTCAGTTTGGGAACCTATAGTTTTTTGAATCAAGTCAGTCAACAAGCTGAGACTGTAATCGCTAATCTTTTACCCGAACAGCAATATCGACTACAACGCCAAATCGATGCTTGGAAATATGGCTCTGGTGGAGACTATCAGCCCTAA
- a CDS encoding class I SAM-dependent methyltransferase translates to MTTILRDWSYRYQWFYDTVSAMASLSVGGESRFRKLFLKDLQVNPEAKVLDLCCGAGQATRELVKHFQHVTGLDASPIAIKRAKQNVPQAEYVEAFAEKMPFSDRSFDLVITSTAMHEMQSEQLQEIIQEVQRILTPEGQFIIIDFHRPTNPLYWLPIATFLWLFETETAWQLLKTDLHQLLNTFGLTVESCQLYAGGSLQVLRSRKVF, encoded by the coding sequence ATGACAACGATTTTACGTGACTGGAGTTATCGCTATCAATGGTTTTATGACACTGTGTCAGCAATGGCATCCCTGAGCGTTGGAGGTGAGTCTCGATTTCGGAAGCTTTTCCTCAAAGATTTACAGGTTAATCCTGAAGCAAAAGTTCTCGATCTTTGCTGTGGGGCAGGACAAGCCACGCGGGAATTGGTCAAACATTTTCAGCATGTCACTGGTTTAGATGCCTCGCCGATCGCCATTAAACGCGCTAAGCAAAATGTACCCCAAGCAGAATATGTCGAGGCTTTCGCTGAGAAAATGCCCTTTAGCGATCGCAGTTTCGATCTGGTGATTACGAGTACAGCGATGCATGAAATGCAATCGGAACAGTTACAGGAAATTATCCAAGAAGTGCAACGAATTCTCACTCCTGAGGGACAATTCATCATCATTGACTTTCATCGCCCCACAAATCCTTTGTATTGGCTACCGATCGCCACTTTTTTATGGCTATTTGAAACCGAAACCGCATGGCAATTGCTCAAAACCGATCTGCATCAGCTTTTAAATACATTTGGGCTAACGGTTGAATCTTGTCAACTCTATGCTGGGGGCAGTTTGCAAGTTTTGCGATCGCGCAAAGTGTTTTAA
- the aroF gene encoding 3-deoxy-7-phosphoheptulonate synthase: MIVVTKIGTPAEEVARICDELSSWGLSPEKIVGKHKVVLGLVGETADLDRNRIEELSPWIESVLRVERPFKRASREYRHHEASVVIVPTPNGDVAIGEHYPLTVVAGPCSVENEEMIVETAMRVKSSGAQFLRGGAYKPRTSPYAFQGHGESALSLLAAAREASGLGIITEVMDTADIEKIAEVADVLQIGARNMQNFSLLKQVGKQNKPILLKRGLAATIDDWLMAAEYILAEGNPNVILCERGIRTFDREYTRNTLDLAAIPVLRKLTHLPIMIDPSHGTGWSDYVPSMSLAAIAAGVDSLMIEVHPNPKKALSDGPQSLTFDAFDKLMFQVNRMAQVMGRA, encoded by the coding sequence GTGATCGTCGTAACCAAGATTGGGACACCCGCAGAGGAAGTTGCGCGGATCTGCGATGAACTATCTAGTTGGGGGTTGTCACCTGAAAAAATTGTTGGCAAGCATAAAGTTGTTTTAGGTTTAGTCGGTGAAACCGCCGACCTCGATCGCAATCGCATTGAAGAATTAAGTCCTTGGATAGAGTCTGTGTTACGAGTAGAACGTCCGTTTAAACGCGCTAGTCGTGAATATCGTCATCATGAAGCCAGTGTCGTGATTGTACCGACACCAAATGGTGATGTAGCGATCGGTGAGCATTATCCCTTAACCGTTGTTGCTGGTCCCTGCTCTGTTGAGAATGAAGAAATGATCGTTGAAACAGCAATGCGCGTCAAGTCATCGGGGGCTCAGTTTCTAAGAGGTGGAGCCTATAAGCCACGTACTTCCCCTTATGCTTTTCAGGGACATGGTGAGAGCGCTCTATCCCTATTAGCAGCAGCAAGAGAAGCTAGTGGTCTAGGGATTATTACGGAAGTAATGGATACTGCTGATATTGAGAAGATTGCTGAAGTTGCAGATGTGCTGCAAATTGGTGCAAGAAATATGCAGAATTTCTCATTACTCAAGCAAGTGGGTAAACAGAACAAACCGATTTTGCTCAAACGTGGCTTAGCAGCAACAATTGACGATTGGCTGATGGCAGCAGAATATATTCTTGCGGAAGGGAACCCTAATGTAATTCTCTGCGAACGTGGAATTAGAACTTTTGATCGCGAATATACTCGCAATACTCTAGATTTAGCAGCAATTCCTGTATTACGTAAGTTAACCCATTTACCAATCATGATCGATCCTAGCCATGGTACTGGTTGGTCAGATTATGTGCCATCCATGAGTCTTGCCGCGATCGCTGCGGGTGTAGATTCGCTGATGATCGAAGTGCATCCCAATCCCAAAAAGGCTCTCTCCGATGGTCCTCAGTCCTTAACTTTTGATGCTTTCGATAAGTTAATGTTTCAGGTTAATCGTATGGCTCAAGTAATGGGTAGAGCATAA
- a CDS encoding aspartate aminotransferase family protein yields the protein MSPTTLEVQSKSQVDANPATDTLTEFNQYVMSTYARFPIALERGEGCRVWDSTGKEYLDFVAGIATCTLGHAHPAMIKAVTDQIQTLHHASNLFYFAPQGQLAKWLVQNSCADKAFFCNSGAEANEGAIKLARKYAHTKLGIDDPVILTANASFHGRTLATVTATGQPKYHKNFAPLVSGFDYITYNDINALEAAVQKYQGRLAAIMLEPLQGEGGVNPGDRAYFARVRELCDETKALLIIDEVQVGMGRSGMLWGYENLGIQPDIFTSAKGLGGGIPIGALLSKAHCAVFEAGDHASTFGGNPFACSVAIAVCDTMVKDNLIANARERGQQLRTGLQAIAEKYPQHIASVRGWGLIDGLVLQESSNIQARDVVAAGIEHGLLLVPAGIKVVRFVPPLTVSAAEVDQALAIVEKAIASFAS from the coding sequence ATGTCGCCAACTACGCTTGAAGTACAATCTAAATCTCAGGTAGATGCTAATCCTGCAACTGATACGCTCACTGAATTTAATCAATATGTGATGAGCACTTATGCACGCTTTCCGATCGCCTTAGAGCGTGGTGAAGGCTGCCGCGTATGGGACAGCACAGGTAAGGAATATTTAGATTTTGTTGCGGGTATTGCTACTTGTACGTTGGGACACGCGCATCCTGCGATGATCAAGGCTGTAACCGATCAAATCCAAACTTTGCATCATGCTTCTAATTTGTTTTATTTTGCGCCCCAAGGTCAATTGGCTAAATGGCTAGTGCAAAATTCCTGCGCGGACAAAGCATTTTTCTGTAATTCTGGTGCAGAAGCCAACGAAGGCGCGATCAAATTAGCGCGTAAATATGCCCATACCAAACTTGGCATTGATGATCCCGTAATTTTGACTGCCAATGCTAGCTTTCATGGACGCACTCTCGCCACAGTGACCGCTACAGGTCAGCCCAAATATCACAAGAACTTTGCCCCCCTAGTCTCAGGTTTTGACTACATCACCTACAACGATATCAATGCCCTCGAAGCGGCGGTGCAAAAATATCAGGGTCGTCTAGCCGCGATCATGCTCGAACCTCTGCAAGGTGAAGGTGGAGTAAACCCTGGAGATCGCGCTTATTTTGCCCGTGTGCGTGAACTATGTGACGAAACCAAAGCATTACTAATTATTGATGAAGTGCAAGTGGGTATGGGTCGCAGTGGAATGCTCTGGGGCTACGAAAATCTGGGTATTCAACCTGACATTTTTACCTCGGCAAAAGGCTTAGGTGGTGGCATTCCTATTGGTGCATTGTTGAGTAAAGCACACTGTGCAGTGTTTGAGGCAGGCGATCATGCTAGTACTTTTGGTGGTAATCCCTTTGCATGTTCAGTAGCGATCGCAGTTTGCGACACGATGGTAAAAGATAACTTGATCGCCAATGCTAGAGAGCGTGGACAACAGCTTAGAACTGGGCTACAAGCGATCGCCGAGAAATATCCACAACATATTGCCTCGGTTCGTGGCTGGGGCTTGATCGATGGTTTGGTACTTCAAGAATCCAGCAATATCCAAGCCCGTGATGTAGTTGCCGCAGGGATTGAGCATGGCTTATTACTCGTGCCTGCGGGTATTAAAGTAGTTCGTTTTGTGCCACCTCTGACTGTTTCGGCTGCTGAAGTTGATCAAGCTTTAGCTATTGTCGAAAAGGCGATCGCGAGTTTTGCTTCTTAA
- a CDS encoding ATP-binding protein, translating into MFNLFKKRLLLQLVGYFSILSIVTVLLVAVSANVRSRDALRRSAIDRLAVATSLKESQVTRWVDNQRRDVILMTQLPDFLMNSEVTFTKDRESPEFKTAIESLRKFMGDVSSVKPNIRQISILTNNGITIVSTDKQKEGKYQPLGNTTTYFTRDQSRVIVPNFYISPISGKAAMTFAAPLSNKANDRIGVLAVDLDLQGVDDIIRQNTGLGNSGETYIVGRLAAKNILLSGAVTDNQEIAKDIKSEGINAAAQGKDGEGLYRNYKNVPVLGSFVWIDNLNLALLAEISQSEAFEPADRLARDILLIGLSSAGILLTAVYLIARRISQPILAIADAANQVSGGNLNAQAPVLTEDEIGILAIAFNQMTSQLKNSGEQLADYSHTLEQKVEQRTSEIKAIIDNMVDGLVVVDSENRITQFNPAIAGMIGVSSQAIANAENYQEIFKAEEISTIINSTRENPRQVFSAEFALTERHIGKAVATSIFREVSKSSKLGVDYLGTVILIRDITAEKEVDRMKTDFISIVSHELRTPLTSVLGFAKLIQKKLDESIFPLIQTDDKKVKRSVRQISENIEIIVSEGTRLTKLINEVLDIAKIESGKMQWNMNTLSITEVIDRAFSATSALFEQKGLVPIREIAPDLPNIYGDKDRLIQVVINLISNAVKFTEKGSITCRVKHNHQSITVSVADQGVGITESDQPKVFEKFKQVGDTLTDKPQGTGLGLPISREIIEHHGGRIWVESELGKGSTLSFTLPVQTAMEADYKAPITSINFEVLIEQLKKRVMLDRQSEGQTTEGESKIILVVDDDENVRSLLRQELETEGYVVYEADNGQTALSKVHEVRPDLITLDIIMQGINGYEVASILKSDPVTLDIPIIIVSALDDNNQGFQLGIDSYVTKPVDMVILLREMNLLLTNKSAKDRRILIVDDNFVSISLLVEMLQSQGFVPITISPQDDLLVNVIASQPDIIIASTKIAQQVQSLRTEQSMKHIRFLLISEG; encoded by the coding sequence ATGTTTAACCTATTTAAGAAACGTCTGCTGCTCCAGCTTGTGGGTTATTTCTCAATTCTATCGATTGTAACCGTTTTACTCGTAGCTGTTAGTGCTAATGTCAGAAGTCGTGATGCTCTCAGACGCTCAGCCATTGATCGCCTCGCCGTTGCCACATCACTTAAGGAATCACAGGTCACTCGATGGGTTGACAATCAGCGTCGTGATGTAATTTTGATGACTCAGTTGCCAGATTTCTTAATGAACTCAGAAGTTACTTTTACCAAAGATCGCGAATCTCCAGAATTTAAAACTGCCATTGAATCACTCAGAAAATTCATGGGAGACGTGTCATCGGTAAAGCCGAATATTCGACAAATTTCGATTCTTACAAATAATGGGATTACGATTGTCTCTACGGATAAACAAAAAGAAGGAAAATATCAGCCCTTAGGTAATACAACCACTTACTTTACTCGAGACCAATCGCGTGTAATCGTTCCAAACTTTTATATTTCCCCAATTTCAGGTAAGGCGGCTATGACCTTTGCTGCGCCTTTATCAAACAAAGCTAATGATCGCATTGGCGTGTTAGCAGTTGACCTTGATCTCCAAGGGGTTGATGACATCATTCGCCAAAATACAGGTTTAGGAAATAGTGGTGAAACCTATATTGTCGGTAGATTAGCTGCCAAAAACATTTTGCTTTCGGGAGCAGTTACAGATAATCAGGAAATTGCTAAAGATATTAAAAGTGAAGGAATTAATGCGGCTGCCCAAGGTAAAGATGGTGAGGGTCTGTATCGCAACTATAAAAATGTACCTGTATTAGGAAGTTTCGTATGGATTGATAATCTCAATCTCGCTTTGTTAGCGGAAATATCGCAGTCAGAAGCTTTTGAGCCTGCCGATCGCCTAGCACGAGACATTTTACTAATTGGATTGAGTTCCGCAGGTATTTTGCTAACGGCAGTATATTTAATTGCCCGTCGGATTTCTCAGCCCATTTTAGCGATCGCCGATGCAGCCAACCAAGTTTCGGGTGGTAATTTGAATGCACAAGCGCCTGTTTTGACTGAGGATGAAATTGGTATTTTGGCAATCGCGTTTAACCAAATGACATCGCAACTCAAAAATTCGGGGGAACAGCTTGCGGACTATAGCCATACCCTAGAGCAGAAGGTCGAACAACGCACTAGTGAAATCAAAGCGATTATCGATAATATGGTCGATGGCTTGGTAGTAGTTGATAGTGAGAATCGGATCACCCAATTTAATCCTGCGATCGCTGGCATGATTGGAGTAAGTAGTCAAGCGATCGCAAATGCAGAAAACTATCAGGAGATCTTTAAAGCAGAAGAAATTTCCACAATTATTAATAGTACCAGGGAAAATCCACGCCAAGTATTTAGTGCTGAGTTTGCCTTGACTGAGCGTCATATAGGAAAAGCGGTAGCAACCTCAATTTTTAGAGAAGTTAGCAAATCTTCCAAATTAGGAGTGGATTATCTGGGCACGGTCATCCTAATTCGTGATATTACAGCAGAAAAAGAAGTAGATCGCATGAAAACAGACTTCATCTCAATCGTATCCCATGAATTACGCACGCCACTTACTTCTGTGCTAGGTTTTGCAAAATTAATTCAGAAAAAACTAGATGAGTCGATCTTCCCCTTGATTCAAACCGATGATAAAAAAGTCAAGCGAAGTGTACGTCAAATTTCTGAAAACATCGAAATTATTGTTTCAGAAGGAACTCGACTTACCAAGTTAATTAACGAAGTCCTCGATATTGCCAAAATTGAATCAGGGAAGATGCAATGGAACATGAATACCTTATCGATTACGGAAGTAATTGATCGTGCTTTCTCTGCAACTTCGGCATTATTTGAGCAAAAGGGATTAGTTCCAATCCGCGAAATTGCACCCGATTTACCCAATATCTATGGTGATAAGGATCGCCTGATTCAAGTGGTGATCAATTTAATCTCTAATGCTGTGAAATTCACAGAAAAAGGGAGTATTACCTGTCGCGTCAAACATAATCACCAGTCGATCACAGTCAGTGTTGCTGATCAGGGAGTAGGTATTACTGAATCCGATCAACCCAAAGTATTTGAGAAATTTAAGCAGGTTGGCGACACATTGACTGATAAGCCCCAAGGTACTGGTTTGGGTTTACCAATTTCGCGAGAAATTATTGAACATCATGGTGGTAGAATTTGGGTGGAAAGTGAACTGGGTAAAGGTAGTACCTTATCGTTTACATTGCCAGTTCAGACAGCGATGGAAGCGGATTATAAAGCTCCAATTACTTCAATAAACTTCGAGGTGCTGATTGAGCAGCTTAAAAAGAGAGTAATGCTGGATCGGCAATCGGAAGGACAGACTACTGAGGGTGAATCGAAAATAATCTTGGTGGTTGACGATGATGAAAATGTCCGGAGTCTACTGAGACAGGAGCTAGAAACTGAAGGGTATGTCGTCTATGAGGCAGACAATGGGCAAACGGCTCTCTCTAAGGTGCATGAAGTTCGTCCTGATTTGATTACTCTTGATATCATCATGCAGGGGATTAATGGATATGAAGTGGCTTCTATTCTCAAATCCGATCCCGTAACTTTAGATATTCCCATTATTATCGTGTCGGCGTTGGATGATAATAATCAAGGCTTCCAATTGGGAATTGATAGTTATGTAACGAAGCCAGTTGATATGGTAATTCTGTTGCGAGAAATGAACTTGTTGTTGACTAACAAATCCGCTAAGGACAGAAGGATTCTTATCGTTGATGATAACTTTGTCTCAATTAGTCTATTAGTAGAAATGCTACAAAGTCAGGGTTTTGTACCTATCACGATTTCTCCTCAAGATGATTTACTAGTAAATGTCATAGCATCTCAACCTGATATCATCATTGCTAGTACTAAAATAGCACAGCAGGTGCAGTCTCTGCGTACTGAACAGAGTATGAAACACATTCGCTTTTTGTTAATTTCTGAAGGATAA
- a CDS encoding acyl-CoA thioesterase, with protein sequence MNQAFIYNRTINFRDTDAAGVVYFANGLALCHEAYEASLASSGISLQSFFRGDVIAVPITHASIDFFKPMFCGDRIAISLTATQLSTESFQITYQLYLSCAEDRQNAIAEALTKHTCIDTSTRKRCSLSKELLQWMKMTQ encoded by the coding sequence ATGAATCAAGCATTTATTTATAATCGCACAATTAATTTTCGTGATACCGATGCGGCGGGAGTAGTTTACTTTGCCAATGGATTAGCCCTTTGTCATGAAGCCTATGAAGCATCACTAGCTTCTTCAGGGATAAGCTTGCAATCTTTTTTTCGTGGAGATGTGATTGCTGTACCAATTACTCATGCCAGCATTGATTTTTTTAAACCCATGTTTTGCGGCGATCGCATCGCAATCTCTTTGACTGCTACTCAGCTAAGTACGGAATCCTTTCAAATTACATATCAGCTTTATTTGAGTTGTGCAGAGGATCGTCAAAATGCAATCGCTGAAGCTCTCACTAAACATACATGTATTGACACCAGCACTAGAAAAAGGTGTAGCCTTTCTAAAGAACTTTTGCAATGGATGAAAATGACGCAATGA
- a CDS encoding TMEM165/GDT1 family protein, which translates to MMSLKSEPRLETLAESQLQSVSQPQSQIKVEHWQIVITTFITVFLAEIGDKTQLTTLMIAAQSHQPWIVFAGAAIALVSTSLLGVLAGKWLAKTFSPNLLNTLAGLSFLFLSISLLWDAIL; encoded by the coding sequence ATGATGTCACTAAAATCTGAACCTAGACTTGAAACTCTAGCTGAAAGCCAATTACAATCAGTATCACAACCCCAATCCCAGATCAAAGTAGAGCATTGGCAAATTGTGATTACTACCTTTATCACAGTTTTTTTAGCAGAAATTGGTGACAAAACGCAGCTAACCACCTTAATGATTGCCGCCCAATCGCATCAACCTTGGATTGTTTTTGCAGGAGCAGCGATCGCTTTGGTCTCGACTAGTCTCTTAGGCGTACTTGCTGGCAAATGGCTCGCCAAAACCTTTTCTCCCAATTTGTTGAATACCCTCGCAGGTTTAAGTTTTCTATTTCTCTCCATCAGTTTATTGTGGGATGCCATCCTTTAG
- a CDS encoding adenylate/guanylate cyclase domain-containing protein, producing the protein MPYIIQNQGTHQERICDLRHGVNTIGRGLDNSIVVEDDARSLSRHHAEIQVTDKGIYVTDLNSSNGTFVNQAKIVQQKLNHGDMVQFGSVVFRLVNELQPTASPQPAITPNSGLSILMRVSPEKSRVNMQDLLQKQQKSPKGSVLLIQGNDETQRTAAKLRVLLEVCQELASPEAYSALPEKILEILLQIMSVDRAILLLVNEKNGDLEPKAAKFSSSSIGNPTESANIDFYSRKITNFVLKQGDAIICDDPSIDRRFDSSQSIIQQSIQAAMCAPLKPREDVIGVLYVDNLSRGHAYNLEDLEFLSSLANQAAIAIENANLYRKMQTEVIRRAKLERFFPAAVSQKIEEGWDLNRITETEVTALFSDISGFTEMTSQMQPRKVLEFLNEYFKVMVEDIVFPFGGTLEKYIADALLAVWGSPYQREDDAIMAVNAAIMMQWSMRRLNQEWAIQGRDLQIQIHIGLNTGMVASGNIGSENLIQYTNIGDTMNVASRICTAAHAGEIFISESTKSKISSLKLPLEQLDLIKVKGKDEPLQLYRVNWENIDIREILNKTKTLFPKFEV; encoded by the coding sequence ATGCCATACATTATTCAAAATCAAGGAACTCATCAAGAGCGGATCTGCGATCTGCGCCACGGCGTAAATACTATCGGGCGGGGATTAGATAACAGTATTGTTGTTGAAGATGATGCTCGTAGCCTTTCTCGGCATCATGCCGAAATTCAAGTGACTGACAAGGGTATATATGTCACCGATCTCAACAGTAGTAATGGCACTTTTGTAAACCAAGCCAAGATCGTGCAGCAAAAGCTCAATCATGGCGACATGGTTCAGTTTGGTAGCGTTGTTTTTCGCTTAGTTAATGAATTGCAACCGACGGCTTCCCCTCAGCCAGCTATAACGCCTAACTCTGGGCTATCGATTTTGATGCGAGTCTCTCCCGAAAAATCTCGTGTCAATATGCAGGATCTATTGCAAAAGCAGCAGAAATCACCCAAAGGATCAGTATTACTAATTCAGGGCAATGATGAGACCCAGAGGACAGCTGCTAAGTTGCGAGTTTTATTAGAAGTGTGTCAAGAGCTAGCATCTCCAGAGGCATATTCTGCTTTGCCCGAAAAGATTTTAGAGATATTACTGCAAATTATGTCAGTAGATCGGGCAATATTGTTGCTGGTTAATGAGAAAAATGGAGATCTAGAACCCAAAGCCGCTAAGTTTAGTAGCTCAAGCATTGGCAATCCAACTGAAAGTGCAAATATTGATTTTTATAGTCGTAAAATAACTAATTTTGTCTTAAAACAGGGTGACGCAATTATTTGTGATGATCCTTCGATCGATCGCCGTTTTGATAGTTCGCAATCAATCATCCAGCAGTCTATTCAAGCCGCCATGTGTGCGCCCTTAAAGCCCAGAGAGGATGTGATTGGCGTACTTTATGTAGATAATCTGTCCCGAGGTCACGCCTATAATCTAGAGGATTTGGAGTTTCTAAGTAGTCTTGCCAATCAAGCCGCGATCGCGATCGAAAATGCGAATCTCTATCGTAAAATGCAAACGGAGGTAATTCGCCGTGCTAAGTTAGAACGCTTTTTCCCCGCCGCAGTGAGCCAAAAAATTGAGGAAGGATGGGACTTAAATCGTATTACAGAAACTGAGGTAACGGCTCTATTTTCTGATATCAGCGGCTTTACCGAAATGACTTCACAAATGCAACCTCGCAAAGTTTTAGAATTCTTAAATGAATATTTCAAGGTGATGGTCGAAGACATTGTCTTCCCCTTTGGTGGAACATTAGAAAAATATATTGCAGATGCACTCTTAGCAGTGTGGGGTTCACCTTATCAAAGAGAAGATGATGCAATTATGGCAGTGAATGCGGCGATCATGATGCAATGGTCAATGCGTCGGCTCAATCAAGAATGGGCTATACAGGGACGCGATCTCCAAATTCAAATTCATATTGGGTTGAATACTGGAATGGTAGCTTCTGGCAATATTGGTTCAGAAAATCTGATTCAGTATACGAATATTGGCGATACTATGAATGTGGCTAGTCGTATCTGTACAGCAGCTCATGCAGGTGAAATCTTTATTTCTGAAAGCACAAAGTCTAAAATCTCTAGTCTCAAGCTTCCATTAGAGCAACTAGACTTAATTAAAGTCAAAGGTAAAGATGAACCATTACAGTTATATCGAGTTAATTGGGAAAATATAGATATTAGGGAAATCCTGAATAAGACTAAGACTCTTTTCCCTAAATTTGAGGTTTAA